A region of the Candidatus Hydrogenedentota bacterium genome:
ATCGGCGCGGGCACCCGCATGGGGGCCAACAACCGCACCTTCAGCGGGGCGCAGATCGGCGTGCCGCCGCAGGACCTGAAGCACCTGCACGACTCGGTGGGCCGCACGGTCATCGGGGACGGCAACGTCTTCCGGGAGATGGTGACCGTCAGTTCGGGCACGGTGTACAGCGTGGAGGAGGCCGGCAAGAAGGCCACCACCATCGGCAGCGGGTGCCTGTTCATGGCCTGCACGCACGTCGCCCACGACTGCCACCTCGGCGACCGGGTCATCATGTCCAACGGCGCGGCGCTGGCGGGCCATGTGACCGTGCAGGCCGGGGCCATCCTCGGGGGGCTCGTCGGCATCCACCAGTTCTGCGTCATCGGGACGCTGTCGTTCATCGGGGGCATGTCGCGCGTGAGCATGGACGTGCTGCCGTACATGATCATGGAGGGGCACCCGGCGCGGTGCGTCGGGCCCAACACGGTCGGACTGGAGCGGAACGGCCTCATAAAGGAGGCTGTTTCGCGCATCCGGCGCATGCACAAGATCATTTTCCGCTCGGGCCTCAACATGGACCAGGCGGTGGCGGCCGTCCTTGAGCAGGTGGCGGACTCCCCGGAGCGGCAGACCATTCTCGACTTCATCCGCAACTCGGAGCGGGGCGTCTCCCGGTAGGCGGCCCCGCCTCCACAACCGCAGACGCGCGGCCCCCCGGGGCCGAACACAACAGGGCGTTTCGCATCATGGGCACACTGCGGGCCGGCGTTGCCGGCGTCGGACACCTGGGCTACCACCACGCGCGCATCTACGCCGCCATGGAGAACGTGGAGCTGGTCGGCGCCGCCGACCCCAGCCCCGAACGCCGCGAAAAGGCGGCGGCGGACTTCGGCGCGCCGGGCTTTGCGGACCTCGACGGCCTGATCGCCGCGAAGCCGGACATCGTGTCCGTGGTCACCCCCACGGAGGGACACCACGCGGCGACCATGCGCCTCTTGGGCGCGGGCATCCACGTGCTGGTGGAGAAGCCCATCGCCGCGACCTCGGCCCAGGCCGGGGAGATGGTGGCGGCGGCCCGTGACGCGGGGCGCATTCTCCAGGTGGGCCACATCGAGCGGTTCAACGCGGCGGTGCAGGCGCTCTTCGAGGGCATCCACGCCCCCCGGTTCATCGAGTGCCACCGCCTGAGCCCCTACCCCAACCGCAACAGCGACGTGAGCGTGGTGCACGACCTCATGATCCACGACCTGGACATCGTGCTGTGCCTCGCGCAGTCCGAGGTGGTGTCGGTGGACGCCGTGGGCGTCCCCGTGTTCTCCTCCTGCGAGGACATCGCCAACGCGCGGCTGCGCTTCGCCTCCGGCTGCGTGGCCAACCTCACCAGCAGCCGCGTCTCCCTGGAGGGCATGCGGAAAATCCGCATCTTCGAGGACAACGCCTACGTCTCCACGGACTACAGCGCCCAGCAGGTACTGGTGTACCGCAAGAAGCCCGGTCCGCTGCCCGAGGGGGAGAACCCTATGGCGTCCATCACCGTGGACCCCCTTCCGGTCACGCGGGAGGAGCCGCTGCTGCGGGAACTCCAGGCCTTTGTGCGCGCCGTGACCCTCGGCGAGAACCCCGCCGTGACGGGCGAGGACGGCCTGCGCGCCCTGCGCCTGGTCGAGGACATTGTGGAACAGATCAGGAGCCACCGGTGACACGTCTCTTCTTCGTGGCGGGGGAATCTTCGGGGGACATCCACGGGGCCAATCTCCTCCGCGCGCTGCGCGCCGCCCGGCCCGGCTGGGAGTTCGAGGGGCTGGGGGGCGCGCGAATGGCCGCGGCGGGCATGACGCTCCGCCACGATCTCGCCGGAAGGGCCATCATGGGCTTCGCCGAGGTGGTCCGGTCCCTCTCCTTCCTCCGAAGACTCTTCAACGAGACCCGCGCCCGGCTCGCCGAAACCCGCCCGGACGCGCTGGTGCTGGTGGACTACCCCGGCTTCAACCTGCGCCTCGCCGAAGAGGCGAAAAAGCTCGGCATCCCCGTTGTCTACTACATCAGCCCGCAGGTGTGGGCGTGGAAAAAGCGCCGCATCCACACCATCGCCCGCGTGGTGGACAAAATGCTCGTCATCCTCCCCTTCGAGGAGGAATTCTACCGCCGGGCGGGCGTGCCCTGCGTCTACATCGGCCACCCGCTGCTGGACCATGTGGAACGTGCCGCAATCCCCGAAGCCTCCCCCGCACCGGAAGCCCCGGTCGTCGGCCTGCTGGCCGGCAGCCGCGAGATGGAGCTCCGGCGCATCGCACCGGTCATGATCGAAACCGCCCGGCGACTGCTGGATCAGGTGCCCGGGGTGGTCTTCGAGGCCCCCTGCGTGAACGAGGAGCGCGCCGCCCAGCTCCGGGCCCTCGCCGGGAGCCTGCCCCTCACGGTGCGCATCGGCGCCATGGCGGAGGTGCTCTCGCGGGCGAGGTGCTGCATGGTGGCGTCGGGCACGGCCACCCTGGAAACCGCCCTCTTCGGCGTGCCCATGGTGATCGTCTACCGC
Encoded here:
- a CDS encoding Gfo/Idh/MocA family oxidoreductase, producing MGTLRAGVAGVGHLGYHHARIYAAMENVELVGAADPSPERREKAAADFGAPGFADLDGLIAAKPDIVSVVTPTEGHHAATMRLLGAGIHVLVEKPIAATSAQAGEMVAAARDAGRILQVGHIERFNAAVQALFEGIHAPRFIECHRLSPYPNRNSDVSVVHDLMIHDLDIVLCLAQSEVVSVDAVGVPVFSSCEDIANARLRFASGCVANLTSSRVSLEGMRKIRIFEDNAYVSTDYSAQQVLVYRKKPGPLPEGENPMASITVDPLPVTREEPLLRELQAFVRAVTLGENPAVTGEDGLRALRLVEDIVEQIRSHR
- the lpxB gene encoding lipid-A-disaccharide synthase, with protein sequence MTRLFFVAGESSGDIHGANLLRALRAARPGWEFEGLGGARMAAAGMTLRHDLAGRAIMGFAEVVRSLSFLRRLFNETRARLAETRPDALVLVDYPGFNLRLAEEAKKLGIPVVYYISPQVWAWKKRRIHTIARVVDKMLVILPFEEEFYRRAGVPCVYIGHPLLDHVERAAIPEASPAPEAPVVGLLAGSREMELRRIAPVMIETARRLLDQVPGVVFEAPCVNEERAAQLRALAGSLPLTVRIGAMAEVLSRARCCMVASGTATLETALFGVPMVIVYRMNPLTYQLARRLVKVEHIGIVNLLAGRRVAPEFVQQEASPERLLPAVAELLADSPARRAMLDGFREVRDLLGGPGASARAAAEIVQLVEERKHG
- the lpxA gene encoding acyl-ACP--UDP-N-acetylglucosamine O-acyltransferase, with the protein product MKKIHKTAIIHKGAELAPDVEVQPYTIIEDQVVIGPGCVIGPHCVIGAGTRMGANNRTFSGAQIGVPPQDLKHLHDSVGRTVIGDGNVFREMVTVSSGTVYSVEEAGKKATTIGSGCLFMACTHVAHDCHLGDRVIMSNGAALAGHVTVQAGAILGGLVGIHQFCVIGTLSFIGGMSRVSMDVLPYMIMEGHPARCVGPNTVGLERNGLIKEAVSRIRRMHKIIFRSGLNMDQAVAAVLEQVADSPERQTILDFIRNSERGVSR